Genomic window (Xylanimonas protaetiae):
CGCCCGAGACGGCCGCGAGCATGGCCCCGTAGAGCGCCATCGAGACGGCGATGTAGGCCGTGACGTTGGCGTGCGGGCCGACCGCCTCGGTCCGGTAGCCGGCGCTCGTGCCGAAGATGAGGAAGAACACGGGGGGCATCAGCAGGGAGAAGATCATCGCGCGCCGGTTGCGGGCGAGGCGGCGCAGCTCGATGCGCAGGTAGCGGGTGTTGACCAGCGCGGCGAGCCCGCTCGGCCGGGGCGGGCGGGCAGGCCGCGCCGTCCCGGCGGTCGTGGAGGTGGCGGTGGCCGTGCTCACCGTGGCGCTCATCGCGCGCTCCCTTCGGTGGTGAGGGCGACGAACGCGTCCTCGAGGTTGTGGGCGGCGATCTCGACGTCATGCGCGGTGGTGTGGTTGAGCAGGTGGCGCGCGACCGCGTCGGAGTCCTCGGCGCGGACCAGGAGCCGCGCGCCGCGCTCCTCGACCGCCTCGACGCCGGCGAGCGCGGCGAGCTGTGCGATGGCAGCGGCGCGGGCGGCGTCGTCGTCGATCTCGGCGGAGACCACACGACCCGAGGCGAGCGCCTTGACCTCGGCGGCCGTGCCGTCGGCGACGACGCGGCCGTGGCTGACCATGACGACGCGGTCGGCGTACGCGTCGGCCTCGTCGAGGTAGTGGGTGGCGAAGACCACCGTGCGGCCGCGGGCGGCATCGGCGCGGATGGCGGCCCAGAACTCACGGCGGCCCTCGACGTCCATGCCCGTGGTGGGCTCGTCGAGGAGGAGCAGGTCGGGGTCGGGCACGAGCGCCATGGCGAAGCGCAGGCGCTGCTGCTGCCCGCCGGAGCACTTGGCGACGGCGCGGTCGGCGAGCTCGGCGATGCCGGCGCGCTCCAGGTAGACGCGGGCGTCGACATCGCGCCCGTAGAGCGCGCCGGTGAGCTCGACCGTCTCGGCCACGGTGAGGTCGCGCAGCAGGCCGCCGGTCTGCATGACGGCCGCGACCCGGCCGGCCGCGACGGCGTCCTGCGGCGTGCCACCGAGCACCTGCACGGTCCCGGAGGTGGGCACGGCCAGGCCGAGCACCATGTCGATGGTGGTGGTCTTGCCGGCGCCGTTCGGGCCGAGGAAGGCGACGACCTCGCCCGGCTCGATGCGCAGGTCGAGGCCGTCGACGGCCCGGACCGGGCCGGACGGGCTGCCGAACTCCTTGACCAGCCCGCTCAGCATGAGGGCGGGGGCGGATGTGGTGTTCATGGCTCGAAGCCTGCCGGGGCCGCGGTCCGCGCGGCACCGCCGCGTGTCACGGAGCGGGCATGACATCCGTCATGCCGGGAACCGTTGTCCCGGGGCAACTACTCGTGCGAGAGTAGTCGTGTGTCAACCGTCCGCCTCTTCGTGCTCGACTCGCTCGTCCGCCACGGCCCCATGCACGGGCATCAGATGCGCGCACTGGCGGAGCAGGAGCACGTCGACGAGTGGACCGACATCACCGTCGGCTCCCTGTACGGCACGCTCAAGCGCCTCGAGGCCGAGGGCCTCGTCGCGGCCGTCCGCACGGAGCGCGAGGGCAACTACCCCCCGCGGCGCGTGCTCGGTGTCACCGACGCCGGTCGCGCCGCCCTCGCCGAGCTGCACGCGGCGACGCTCGCCGTCGTCGGGCTGCGGCCCGACCCCGCCGACTACGCGCTCGCCCGCCCCCAGCCCGACCGGCTCGAGGAGCTCGCGACGGTCCTGGCCGGCCGGCTGGCCGAGCTGCGCGCCCAGGTCGCGGAGCACGAGGAGCACCTGGTCGCCATCGACCAGCACCTCACCGTCGCCGAACGCCTCACCCTGACCCACACGACCGAGCGGCTCGGCGCCGAGGTCGCGTTCCACGAGCGGCTGCTCGCCGCCGTCCCCGAGATCGTCGCCGACGAGCTCTCCCGGAAGGACTTCCATGACTGACACGACCGCGGCACCCGCCTTCAGCGTGCCGCGCCGCACCTGGCTCTCCCTGTCGGTGCTGCTGCTCGGCGTCGCGATGGCGCTGCTCGACACGACCATCGTCAACGTCGCCCTGCCCACCATCCGCACCAGCCTCGACGCCTCCGAGTCGACGCTGTCGTGGATCATCTCCGGCTACGCGCTCGCCTTCGGCCTCGCCCTCATCCCCGCCGGACGCATCGGCGACCGGTTCGGGCACACGTGGGTGTTCGTCGTCGGCCTGGCCGGGTTCACCCTCGCCAGCCTGTGGTGCGGCCTGGCCACGGGCCCGACGTCGCTCATCGTCGCCCGCGTGGTCCAGGGCCTGTTCGGCGGCATGTTCTTCCCCGCGGTCACGGCACTCATCCAGCTCATGTTCCCGGGGCCGCTGCGCGGGCGGGCGTTCGCCGTCATGGGCGCGACCATCGGCTTCTCGACGGCGCTCGGCCCGATCGTCGGCGGCCTGCTCATCGAGGCGTTCGGCACCGGGGACGGCTGGCGCTCCATCTTCTTCGTCAACCTGCCGTTCGGCGTCGTCGCCGTGACGGCCGCGATCCTGCTGCTGCCGCGCATCGTCGCGGGCTCGCAGGCGCGCGGGGTCGACCTGCTCGGGCTGGTGCTGCTGGCCGGCGGCCTCGTCGCGCTGCTCGTGCCGCTCATCCAGGGGCAGGACGCCGGGTGGCCGCTGTGGACGTGGCTCTCGCTGGGCGGCGGCGTCGTGCTCCTGGTGCTGTTCTTCGTGTGGGAGTCGGCCGTGGCGCGGCGCGGCGCGACGCCGCTCGTGCCGCCGGGGCTGTTCCGTCACGGGCACTTCACTGGTGGCGTGATCCTCGCCATGGTCTACTTCGCGGCGTTCACCAGCATCTTCTTCACCATCTCGATCCTGTGGCAGGCCGGCCTGGGCCACACCGCGCTCGAGTCCGGGCTCGTGTCGATCCCGTTCGCGATCGGCTCGATCCTCGGCGCCTCGCAGAGCGACCGGCTCGCCGTGCGCCTGGGCCGGTCGGTCCTCGTCGTCGGCACCGGGCTGGTCGCGCTGGGGCTGGTCTCCGTGTGGCTCATCCTGACGACCGTCGACGCGGCGGACCTCAACCACTGGATCCTGCTGCCGCCGCTGCTGGTCGCCGGCGTCGGCTCGGGCATGTTCATCGCACCGAACGCCCAGTTCATCGTCGCGACCGTGGACCGCGCGGAGGCGGGCGCGGCGTCCGGCGTCGTCGGGACGTCGCAGCGCATCGGCAGCGCGGCGGGCATCGCGGTCATCGGCTCGGTGCTGTTCGGCTCGCTGGACTTCCCTGCCGGCCGGCCGACCCCGGCGATCGTGGCGGACACGTTCGCGCACGCGGCCGCGAGCGCGATGGCGGTCTCGGCCGCCCTGGCGGTGCTGGCGTTCGCCCTGGTCTTCGCCCTCCCGAAGCGCGTCGCCCACTGACCGGCGACCCCTGACCGGCGACCCCCGGCGACGCACGAGGGCCGGAACCCGTCACCGGGTTCCGGCCCTCGTGCGCGTCGGGCTCGGTCAGGCGCCGAGCAGGCGGGCGCCCAGGTAGGACGCGACCTGGTCCAGCGCGACGCGCTCCTGCGCCATGGTGTCGCGGTGGCGGATCGTCACGGCCTGGTCGTCGAGCGTGTCGAAGTCGACGGTGACGCAGAACGGCGTGCCGATCTCGTCCTGGCGGCGGTAGCGCTTGCCGATGGCCTGCGTGACGTCGTAGTCGACGTTCCAGTGCTGGCGCAGCTCGGCGGCCAGCTTCTCCGCCGTCGGCAGCAGGTCGGCCGACTTGGACAGCGGCAGCACCGCAGCCTTGACCGGCGCGAGGCGCGGGTCGAGGTGCAGCACCGTGCGCTTGTCGACGCCGCCCTTGGTGTTGGGGGCCTCGTCCTCGTCGTACGCCTCGACGAGGAACGCCATGAGGCTGCGCGTGAGGCCGGCGGCGGGCTCGATGACGTACGGGAAGTACTTCTCGTTCGTCACCGGGTCGCGGTAGCCGAGGTCCTTGCCCGAGTGCTCGGTGTGCGTCTTGAGGTCGAAGTCGGTGCGGTTGGCGATGCCCTCGAGCTCGCCCCACTCGCTGCCCTGGAAGCCGAAGCGGTACTCGATGTCGACCGTGCGGGTCGAGTAGTGCGAGAGCTTCTCCTGCGGGTGCTCGTAGTGGCGCAGGTTCTCCGGGTCGATGCCGAGGTCCGTGTACCAGGCGGTGCGCGTGTCGATCCAGTACTGGTGCCACTCGGCGTCGGTGCCCGGGACGACGAAGAACTCCATCTCCATCTGCTCGAACTCGCGCGTGCGGAAGATGAAGTTGCCCGGCGTGATCTCGTTGCGGAACGACTTGCCGATCTGGGCGATGCCGAACGGAGGCTTGCTCCGCGTGGCGGCGGCCACGTTCTGGAAGTTCACGAAGATGCCCTGGGCCGTCTCCGGGCGCAGGTAGTGCAGGCCGGACTCGTCCTCGACCGGGCCGAGGTACGTCTTGAGCATCATGTTGAAGTCGCGCGGCTCGGTCCACTGGCCGCGCGTGCCGCAGTTGGGGCACGCGATCGTGTCCAAGGCGACGGCGTCCGGGTCGTCGAGGCCCTTCTTCTCGGCGACGGCCTCCTGCATCTGGTCGACGCGGAACCGCTTGTGGCACGAGAGGCACTCGGTCAGCGGGTCGGTGAACACGCCCACGTGGCCCGAGGCCACCCAGACCTGGCGCGGCAGGATGACGGAGGAGTCGAGGCCGACGACGTCGTCGCGACGCGTCATGGCCTTCCACCACTGGCGCTTGATGTTCTCCTTGAGCTCGACGCCGAGGGGGCCGTAGTCCCAGGCGGAGCGGGTGCCTCCGTAGATCTCGCCCGCAGGGAAGACGAAGCCTCGGCGCTTGGCGAGGGAGACGACGGCGTCGAGGCGGGCGGTGGCGGAAGGCGCAGCGGCCACGGGATCACTCCTGGGAGGTCGGCCCGCCGGTGGCTCCGGCGGAACTGGGTGGGACGCCAGGCGGCGTCGGCGCACAAAGCCTACGTGGCCTCGCCGGGGAGTTCCTCGTCGCGGCGTGCGCGGGCGACCGACGCCCGGTACCCCGCGAACTTGACAATCATTCTCGCTTCTTCTGAAAATGATTCTCATGAAGTTCCGACGGACCGCCGCCCTGGCCACCGCCGCCCTGGCCCTCCCCCTCACCCTCGCCGCCTGCGGCACCGGCCAGGAGGCCGCGGCCGACGGCCGCCTCCAGGTGATCACCTCGTTCTACCCGCTGCAGTTCGTCGCCCAGTCGGTCGCCGGCGACCTCGCCGACGTCGACAACCTCACGCCGCCCGCGGCCGACCCGCACGACCTCGAGCTGTCCCCCGCCCGGGCCCGCGTCATCTCGTCGGCCGACGTCGTCGTCACGCTCGGCGGCTTCCAGCCCGCCGTCGACGACGCCATCGCCGCCCGCGAGCCCGAGAACCTCGTCGACGCGGCCGACATCGTCACCCTGCTGAGCGCGTCCGTCACGGGCGGCCACGACTGCAGCAGCCACGGCGACACCGCCACCGAGGACGCGCACGCCCACGACCACGCCACCGACGACGCCACCGCCGACGCCGACGCCACCGCCGACGCCACCGCGCACGACGACGAGGAGTGCGACGAGGACCACGCGCACGACACCGACGCCGCCGCGACCGACGCCGCCGACGCAGACGCCGCCGGCACGGACGCCGACAGCGGCCACGGCCACAGCCACGGCATGGCCGGCTACGACCCGCACTTCTGGCTGGACCCGACCAAGCTGGCCGAGCTCGCCCACCCGGTCGCGGACGCCCTGAGCGCCGCCGACCCGGCCAACGCCGAGACGTTCTCGGCCAACGCGGACGCGCTCGTCGAGCGGCTGCACGCACTGGACGAGGAGTTCGCCGCCGCGCTCGCGCCCTTCGCCGGCGCCACCCTCATCACCAACCACACGGCGTTCGGCTACCTCGCCCAGCGCTACGGGCTCCGCCAGGTGGGTGTCACGGGCCTCGACCACGACATCGAGCCGTCCCCGGCCCGCATGCGCGAGATCGGCGAGATCGCCCGCCAGCACGGCGTCACCACGCTGTTCTACGAGAACCTCGTCAGCCCCCGCGTGATCCAGACCCTGGCCTCCGACCTGGGCATCCACGCCACCGTCCTCGACACCCTCGAGGGGCTCACCCAGGCCAAGGTCGACGCCGGCGAGGACTATGTCACCATCATGCAGCGCAACCTCATCACTCTCACCGAGGGACTCACCGCACCATGACAGACCCTGAGCACGACGTCGTGATCGAAGCCCGCGACCTGCACGTCCGCCTCGGCACCAGCAACGTGCTGCGCGGCGTCGACCTCCAGGTGCGCCGCGGCGAGGTCGTGGCGCTCCTGGGTGCCAACGGCTCGGGTAAGTCGACGCTGGTGCGCACGCTCGTCGGCGCGCTGGCCCCGACGTCGGGCACCGTGGACGTGCCCCCGGCGGACCGCATGGGGTACGTCCCGCAGCGCGTGAGCGCTGCGGGCGGCATCCCCGCCACCGCGCAGGAGGTCGTGGCCTCGGGCCTGCTCGGGCCGCGCCGCCTGCGCCTGCCGCGCGGGTGGCGCGCCCGCGCGCACGAGGCGCTCGAGCTCGTCGGGCTCGTGGACCGCTGCCACGACGCCACCAACCACCTCTCGGGCGGCCAGCAGCAGCGCGTGCTCATCGCGCGCGCCCTGGTGCGCCGGCCTGACGTGCTCGTGCTCGACGAGCCCGTGGCCGGCGTCGACCAGCCGTCCCAGCAGCAGTTCGCCGCGACGATGACCCGCCTGGTCGCCCGGGGGCTCACCGTGCTGGTGGTGCTGCACGAGCTCGGCGAGCTCGCCCCGCTCGTCACGCGCGCCGTCGTCCTGCGGCACGGCCGCGTGGTGCACGACGGCGCCCCGCCGGCGGCGCTCGACGGCCACGCGGCCCGCGACCACGAGCACGTGCACCCCCACGCCGCGGCGACCGCGGCGGAGCGCGGCGACGAGACCGGCTTCTCCGGTTTCGAGGACTCCACCGCGGCGTTGACCGACCACCCTGGAACCGAGGTCCACCCGTGATCGAGATGCTCACCGACCCGCTCATGCAGCGGGCGCTGCTCGCGGCGCTGCTCGTGGGTGCCGCGGCCCCCATCGTCGGCACCTACCTGGTGCAGCGGCGCCTGTCCCTGCTCGGCGACGGCATCGGGCACATCGCCCTGACCGGCGTCGCGCTCGGCTGGCTCGTCGGCGCGGCCATGGGGCTGCGGCCCGCGGACGCCCTGACCATCCCCGGCGCCGTCGTCGTCGCCGTGATCGGCTCGGTGCTCATCGAGGTGGTCCGCCGCCGCGGCCGCACCTCGGGCGACCTCGCGCTGGCGCTCATGTTCTACGGCGGCATCGCGGGCGGCGTGCTGATCATCGGCCTCGCCGGCGGCACGTCGGGCAACCTCATGGCGTACCTGTTCGGGTCGATCTCGACGGTCACGGTGTCGGACCTCGTGCTCACCGCCGTGCTGTCGGTCATCATCCTCGCCGTCGGCATCGGGCTGCGCACCGCGCTGTTCGCCGTCTCGCACGACGAGGAGTTCGCGATCGCGTCCGGGCTGCCCGTGTGGCTGCTCAACATGGCGGTGGCGATCGTCGCCGCG
Coding sequences:
- a CDS encoding ABC transporter ATP-binding protein produces the protein MNTTSAPALMLSGLVKEFGSPSGPVRAVDGLDLRIEPGEVVAFLGPNGAGKTTTIDMVLGLAVPTSGTVQVLGGTPQDAVAAGRVAAVMQTGGLLRDLTVAETVELTGALYGRDVDARVYLERAGIAELADRAVAKCSGGQQQRLRFAMALVPDPDLLLLDEPTTGMDVEGRREFWAAIRADAARGRTVVFATHYLDEADAYADRVVMVSHGRVVADGTAAEVKALASGRVVSAEIDDDAARAAAIAQLAALAGVEAVEERGARLLVRAEDSDAVARHLLNHTTAHDVEIAAHNLEDAFVALTTEGSAR
- a CDS encoding PadR family transcriptional regulator, with the translated sequence MSTVRLFVLDSLVRHGPMHGHQMRALAEQEHVDEWTDITVGSLYGTLKRLEAEGLVAAVRTEREGNYPPRRVLGVTDAGRAALAELHAATLAVVGLRPDPADYALARPQPDRLEELATVLAGRLAELRAQVAEHEEHLVAIDQHLTVAERLTLTHTTERLGAEVAFHERLLAAVPEIVADELSRKDFHD
- a CDS encoding MFS transporter is translated as MTDTTAAPAFSVPRRTWLSLSVLLLGVAMALLDTTIVNVALPTIRTSLDASESTLSWIISGYALAFGLALIPAGRIGDRFGHTWVFVVGLAGFTLASLWCGLATGPTSLIVARVVQGLFGGMFFPAVTALIQLMFPGPLRGRAFAVMGATIGFSTALGPIVGGLLIEAFGTGDGWRSIFFVNLPFGVVAVTAAILLLPRIVAGSQARGVDLLGLVLLAGGLVALLVPLIQGQDAGWPLWTWLSLGGGVVLLVLFFVWESAVARRGATPLVPPGLFRHGHFTGGVILAMVYFAAFTSIFFTISILWQAGLGHTALESGLVSIPFAIGSILGASQSDRLAVRLGRSVLVVGTGLVALGLVSVWLILTTVDAADLNHWILLPPLLVAGVGSGMFIAPNAQFIVATVDRAEAGAASGVVGTSQRIGSAAGIAVIGSVLFGSLDFPAGRPTPAIVADTFAHAAASAMAVSAALAVLAFALVFALPKRVAH
- a CDS encoding glycine--tRNA ligase, with product MAAAPSATARLDAVVSLAKRRGFVFPAGEIYGGTRSAWDYGPLGVELKENIKRQWWKAMTRRDDVVGLDSSVILPRQVWVASGHVGVFTDPLTECLSCHKRFRVDQMQEAVAEKKGLDDPDAVALDTIACPNCGTRGQWTEPRDFNMMLKTYLGPVEDESGLHYLRPETAQGIFVNFQNVAAATRSKPPFGIAQIGKSFRNEITPGNFIFRTREFEQMEMEFFVVPGTDAEWHQYWIDTRTAWYTDLGIDPENLRHYEHPQEKLSHYSTRTVDIEYRFGFQGSEWGELEGIANRTDFDLKTHTEHSGKDLGYRDPVTNEKYFPYVIEPAAGLTRSLMAFLVEAYDEDEAPNTKGGVDKRTVLHLDPRLAPVKAAVLPLSKSADLLPTAEKLAAELRQHWNVDYDVTQAIGKRYRRQDEIGTPFCVTVDFDTLDDQAVTIRHRDTMAQERVALDQVASYLGARLLGA
- a CDS encoding metal ABC transporter solute-binding protein, Zn/Mn family: MKFRRTAALATAALALPLTLAACGTGQEAAADGRLQVITSFYPLQFVAQSVAGDLADVDNLTPPAADPHDLELSPARARVISSADVVVTLGGFQPAVDDAIAAREPENLVDAADIVTLLSASVTGGHDCSSHGDTATEDAHAHDHATDDATADADATADATAHDDEECDEDHAHDTDAAATDAADADAAGTDADSGHGHSHGMAGYDPHFWLDPTKLAELAHPVADALSAADPANAETFSANADALVERLHALDEEFAAALAPFAGATLITNHTAFGYLAQRYGLRQVGVTGLDHDIEPSPARMREIGEIARQHGVTTLFYENLVSPRVIQTLASDLGIHATVLDTLEGLTQAKVDAGEDYVTIMQRNLITLTEGLTAP
- a CDS encoding metal ABC transporter ATP-binding protein gives rise to the protein MTDPEHDVVIEARDLHVRLGTSNVLRGVDLQVRRGEVVALLGANGSGKSTLVRTLVGALAPTSGTVDVPPADRMGYVPQRVSAAGGIPATAQEVVASGLLGPRRLRLPRGWRARAHEALELVGLVDRCHDATNHLSGGQQQRVLIARALVRRPDVLVLDEPVAGVDQPSQQQFAATMTRLVARGLTVLVVLHELGELAPLVTRAVVLRHGRVVHDGAPPAALDGHAARDHEHVHPHAAATAAERGDETGFSGFEDSTAALTDHPGTEVHP
- a CDS encoding metal ABC transporter permease, producing the protein MLTDPLMQRALLAALLVGAAAPIVGTYLVQRRLSLLGDGIGHIALTGVALGWLVGAAMGLRPADALTIPGAVVVAVIGSVLIEVVRRRGRTSGDLALALMFYGGIAGGVLIIGLAGGTSGNLMAYLFGSISTVTVSDLVLTAVLSVIILAVGIGLRTALFAVSHDEEFAIASGLPVWLLNMAVAIVAALTVTVAMRVVGLLLVSALMIVPVAVAQQLTHSFRLTMGLASAVGVVVCIVGLSITYWHNVSPGATIVVLAIVVYLLAAMVRPLLHRRAALAQHDPHPDIPDDVRVPVATGSGGVSGATSGSGSGSGSGEECPS